Genomic segment of Arctopsyche grandis isolate Sample6627 chromosome 11, ASM5162203v2, whole genome shotgun sequence:
gttcaggggtgtagaAATAATCGTGGtcgcaacatttttgacttttctaagaataaaaaatcccaatttcggtttattaaatttagtgatttttttttattttcatcacattgatacgagaattataattgatttttttcataaagagtgcacatgtttaaagggtcgaaaaaaatagtggaagaaaaatcgaacaactgccacttccggttgacgaatgcttaccaaattttatacattattttaacttggtattaagcttaaactctAGCTTATTAccaagaaaaacaaaaatacaaaataataaaaattaattattttagacATTAGACAAAATAAGGGTagttttacaatatttcatttttcaccgtttatttattaatgaaatattatttttataatatttcatttataaataaaccttTCTGATGATTCGGGTACCGACTTAGATTCGGAGAATGTCCCAAGTGATGTGGAAATTTGCTATTATTTGATTTGCTATGATTTTTAgctgttatttttttgttatactttttatattaaaatatatgtaaagtaaTCCATTAATAATTTATGGTGTTATTGTatgcctatgtacatacatatgtaccatgaaataaaactgaacaATATTTACTGCTGGCTAAACGATGTTCCTATACATGTGTACACAAGTTATTAATATATAAGACTTAGTGAACTAAAATATCTGTAGCAACATGAAAGTTAATACtgttacatatctacatatatatatatgtacatatttatctggcTACAACCTCAAATTTGGTCGAGTTTGGGTTGCCATACTGTGAGTTGGAACCAGTTCGACCATGTTGGTGGTTACCAATTTGCTTCCTTCCCGAATGTCATATTAAATAGCGTGCATTAATCCACACCCTCATTCTATTCTATTCACCTCATAGTGCTTATTGAAAAGCTTTTTATTGATATGACTTGTATGTTCTATGTTTAGGTATGTGGCAAGGGATTCCGCCAGGCTTCAACCCTGTGTCGCCACAAGATAATCCACACAGCGGAAAAACCCCATCGTTGTGGCGTCTGCGGAAAAGCCTTCAACAGATCATCAACCCTCAACACGCACGCTCGCATCCACGCCGGGGTCAAGCCGTTCGTGTGCGAGACCTGCGGCAAGGGCTTCCACCAGAAGGGCAACTACAAGAACCACAAACTGACCCACAGTGGCGAAAAGGCCTACAAGTGCTCCCTGTGCAGCAAGGCTTTCCACCAGGTGTACAACCTCACCTTCCACATGCACACCCACAACGATCGCAAGCCCTTCACTTGCCACATATGCGCTAAGGGCTTCTGTCGCAACTTTGATTTGAAGAAGCATACGCGCAAGTTGCACGTGGGGTCTGGAAACTCTCAGCTGGCGTCTTCGCCCCCTGGAGCTCCTACTCGCGAGGCTCCACCCCTGATGCTACCCCCCAGGCTGATGCCACCCACCCATCCACCCACTCCAGCTGCGCTCTTCTTCTCCAAGATATTGTGACCGGACGCACCCTTGTACTTCAACTGAGCGTGATGAAGGCAAGGGTCAACTGTGGAAGCGGTCCACTCAAGGACTTTTGTGTCGAAAC
This window contains:
- the LOC143918598 gene encoding uncharacterized protein LOC143918598 translates to MPHLFRQCNDCNNDPVHRRVRGVPPGNSRSSCCCSLENGNERVKMQPFSSSRQCKVSELKFSIARLMAPEPSAFRQYREPAPPPPAPPAATPAPPPRHKTFACGDCGKVFNAHYNLTRHMPVHTGARPFVCKVCGKGFRQASTLCRHKIIHTAEKPHRCGVCGKAFNRSSTLNTHARIHAGVKPFVCETCGKGFHQKGNYKNHKLTHSGEKAYKCSLCSKAFHQVYNLTFHMHTHNDRKPFTCHICAKGFCRNFDLKKHTRKLHVGSGNSQLASSPPGAPTREAPPLMLPPRLMPPTHPPTPAALFFSKIL